The sequence ACATGCGGTTTACCTGCGCGAGAAATCCGTGCGGCTTTGTACCGTTTGACGTCGGCGTCGCCGTAGATGTGACCATGACAGAAGGGGTATCGAAATAGGGAACGTACGGGCCGTCGCCCGAGCGAATCACTGCAGGCTCCAGAGAGAAGCCTCACAAAACGGGCAACACAGACTGTACCGCATGTAAGGCAGCACATACCGCAACTGCAAGCGCTTCCGGACGCGGCCCTGGAACGTCTGCCGCTTTTTAACCCGGATGCGCAATACCTTGTCCGTCCCTTCATGATATCCGACCATGTTCGCTGTAAACATCGCCGGCGATGACGAACGAAAGTAGTCCATCGGGCCACGTCGACAAATCGTCCAACCTCGCGCGACTCCGGGTCTTTCTCCCGACGCATGTAGCTTTTCCAGACATCGTTGTGGGCGAAGAACCGTCTCTTTCGTCTTCGCACCGGAGAGATCGTCCTTTGCCGCTCGAGATTTTCCCCTTAGACGGCCAACGGAGTAGCGTCCCTGAACCCATCGCTTAAGCAACCGGGACCCCTACGGCGGGCACGTCAGTAGCACGAAAATGTCTCCCGTCGTCCCTCGCGCACAAGCTGATTCGGTTCGTGCCTGAATCTATCCTTCTCGACATCACCACGGTCATCGTCCTGGGCATCGGTGCTCAGTGGCTCGCCTGGCGATTCCGGCTCCCTTCCATTCTTCTTCTGTTGCTTGCCGGTTTTTTGGCGGGCCCGGTGCTTGGGCTGCTGTCCCCCGCCTCGCTTCAGGGCGACTGGCTGTTCGCCTTTGTATCCGTGTCGATCGGGATCATTCTCTTTGAAGGTGGGCTCAGTCTACGTCTCAGCGAGCTCCAGGCCGTCGGGTCCGCAGTTCGCAATCTGATCAGTATCGGGGTGTTCATTACCTGGGGCCTGGCGGCGTTCTTCGCGCACATTGTGATGGGGTTCAATGTCGAGCTCTCCATCCTGATCGGAGCCATTCTTACGGTCACGGGACCGACCGTCGTGGTGCCGCTCCTCCGACACGTTCGCCCGAGAGGCCGCGTCAGCACGGTCGCGAAGTGGGAGGGCATTACCATCGACCCGGTCGGCGCAATCATCGCCGTCCTCGTCATGGAAACGCTGCTGCTCATCCACGAACCGGCACAAAGTGGGGGACACACGGGCCTGAGCACAGCTGCAGAGCACGTCGTCATCGGTCTGGGACTTGAGATCTTCGTCGCCCTCGGCGTCAGTGTCGCAGCCACGTTTCTGCTGCTGATCATTCTCAAGCAGCGCCTCGTCCCGGACTTCCTCCGAAACCCGGTCACGCTCATGATTGTCGTGGCCGCGTTCGTGATTTCCAACGTTCTGAAAGAAGAGTCGGGCCTGCTCACCACAACGATCATGGGCATCGCGCTGGCAAACCAGCCGTATGCACCGGTTCAGCGCATCATCGAGTTCAAAGAGAACCTTCAGGTCCTCCTCATCGGGTCGCTTTTCATTCTTCTAAGTGCCCGCCTGGACCTTGGTGCGCTGGAGTTTATCACGATCGAGTCGCTCATTTTCCTCGGTCTCCTCGTCATTCTCGTCCGACCGCTGGCGGTCTTCCTGTCGACATTCAACACGCAACTTGAGTGGGAG comes from Longibacter salinarum and encodes:
- a CDS encoding cation:proton antiporter; this encodes MPESILLDITTVIVLGIGAQWLAWRFRLPSILLLLLAGFLAGPVLGLLSPASLQGDWLFAFVSVSIGIILFEGGLSLRLSELQAVGSAVRNLISIGVFITWGLAAFFAHIVMGFNVELSILIGAILTVTGPTVVVPLLRHVRPRGRVSTVAKWEGITIDPVGAIIAVLVMETLLLIHEPAQSGGHTGLSTAAEHVVIGLGLEIFVALGVSVAATFLLLIILKQRLVPDFLRNPVTLMIVVAAFVISNVLKEESGLLTTTIMGIALANQPYAPVQRIIEFKENLQVLLIGSLFILLSARLDLGALEFITIESLIFLGLLVILVRPLAVFLSTFNTQLEWEEQAFLAWLAPRGIVAAAVASLFAYQLRNIYPDQVEAVVPTVFFVIVGTVAIYGLTAAPLARWLGIAEPNPEGLLFVGAAEWVRHVAAFLHEHGHEVHLVDANADHVRRAQEADLPARRANALSETVLDDLDLSSTGRLLITIPNDEVASLTALHFSEVFETTDIYQLAAEHESRHSKEGEMPKHLRGRPLFGEMTSYADIEDQFNQGGTIRAFDLQKDGGLFDDGGKEYYTYEDLQEQTGDISVIPFFILRGSDLVIVSEESNFSLRRGDTLIAMVGASERVHLVEEGDSSVFFFQDPDAEPSAPEPATETPTQEEKESTSS